From the genome of Colwellia psychrerythraea 34H, one region includes:
- a CDS encoding ABC transporter substrate-binding protein: MLIMKFLFRFFLFTYLIFITTYTSNVYAQKKYTIYLDADFSGATASSLAIQQGITTALAEVDNQIQGIEFGLILKDHRANSLRSRRNLEAFLADEQALMVFSGLHSPPLLANKSFINDNDILLLDPWAAAGPITRSASEKNWIFRLSIDDSNAGKFISKKAIEQGFRKPYLLLEDTGWGRSNKITMTQALNESSVKPIGLSWFNWGVGMNHAKVLLRDIKASGADVIFFVGNSAEGVTFVNAMIELPQSTRLPIRSHWGITGGNFSEKVTASQREKIDLQFIQTNFSFINDNLSVTAKNVLALAVKSNSTIKHPTDIKAQTGFIHAYDLTKIVIAAIKQVKLTGDRNQDKSLIHHALEHLVQPVTGLLKTYKGPFTPYSKSQFNAHEALTIEDYAMGKYSPKDEIVLLNSLENNHQSNIIESIE; encoded by the coding sequence ATGTTGATTATGAAGTTTTTGTTTAGATTTTTCTTGTTCACCTACCTCATCTTTATCACTACTTATACTTCAAATGTTTATGCGCAGAAAAAATATACTATTTACCTTGATGCCGATTTTAGTGGTGCTACAGCATCGAGCTTAGCCATACAACAAGGTATTACTACTGCGTTGGCTGAAGTTGATAATCAAATTCAAGGAATTGAATTTGGCCTTATTTTGAAAGACCACAGAGCGAATTCATTGCGTAGCCGCCGTAATTTAGAAGCATTCTTAGCTGATGAACAAGCATTAATGGTTTTTTCTGGTTTGCATTCGCCTCCTTTGTTAGCAAATAAATCCTTTATTAATGATAATGATATTTTATTATTAGACCCTTGGGCAGCTGCTGGGCCTATAACTCGTAGCGCTTCAGAGAAAAATTGGATATTTCGATTATCTATAGATGATAGTAATGCTGGTAAATTTATAAGTAAAAAAGCGATTGAACAAGGCTTTAGAAAACCTTATCTATTATTAGAGGACACAGGGTGGGGGCGTTCTAATAAAATAACAATGACTCAAGCCCTGAACGAATCATCAGTAAAACCTATAGGCTTGTCTTGGTTTAATTGGGGAGTAGGGATGAATCATGCCAAGGTGTTACTTCGTGATATTAAAGCAAGTGGTGCGGATGTTATCTTTTTTGTTGGTAATTCAGCAGAAGGGGTTACTTTTGTAAATGCTATGATTGAATTACCCCAAAGCACTCGTTTACCTATTAGGAGTCATTGGGGTATAACAGGGGGAAATTTTTCTGAAAAAGTTACCGCAAGTCAGCGTGAAAAAATTGATTTACAATTTATCCAAACAAATTTCTCTTTCATCAATGACAACTTATCAGTAACGGCTAAAAACGTCTTAGCGTTGGCTGTTAAGTCAAACAGCACTATAAAACACCCTACAGATATTAAAGCACAAACAGGTTTTATTCATGCTTATGATCTCACTAAAATTGTCATTGCTGCCATTAAGCAAGTTAAATTAACGGGTGATAGAAACCAAGACAAAAGCTTGATTCATCATGCATTGGAGCATTTAGTGCAGCCAGTAACTGGTTTGCTAAAAACATATAAAGGACCGTTTACTCCTTATAGTAAGTCACAGTTTAATGCCCATGAAGCGTTGACTATTGAGGACTATGCAATGGGAAAATATAGCCCTAAAGATGAGATTGTTTTACTTAACTCGTTAGAGAATAACCATCAAAGTAATATTATTGAAAGTATTGAGTGA
- the pgsA gene encoding CDP-diacylglycerol--glycerol-3-phosphate 3-phosphatidyltransferase — MWTIPNQITLFRIVLIPIFLIIFYLPLSWSNFGAFAVFWLAAVSDILDGYLARKLNQSSAFGAFIDPVADKLMVVVALVMIAQDYSSWLVSIAAIIMIAREVFISALREFMSSIGKRDIIAVSNMGKYKTAAQMLGIMGLIWQPSYDIPLILFYLPHEVINYLSYAFYSIATVLTVTTWVSYFKAAWPELKGQ; from the coding sequence ATGTGGACAATACCTAATCAAATAACCTTATTTCGGATCGTCTTGATCCCTATTTTCTTGATAATTTTCTATTTACCCCTTTCGTGGAGTAATTTTGGTGCATTTGCAGTTTTCTGGTTAGCGGCTGTTAGTGACATCTTAGATGGTTACCTTGCTAGAAAACTCAATCAGTCATCAGCTTTTGGCGCGTTTATAGACCCAGTAGCCGATAAACTCATGGTTGTTGTTGCGCTGGTAATGATTGCACAAGACTATAGTTCTTGGTTGGTCTCCATTGCCGCTATCATCATGATAGCGCGAGAAGTGTTTATCAGTGCTTTACGTGAATTTATGTCTTCTATAGGAAAGCGTGACATTATTGCGGTTTCTAATATGGGGAAATATAAAACCGCTGCACAAATGCTCGGTATTATGGGACTGATTTGGCAGCCTAGTTATGATATTCCATTAATTCTGTTTTACTTGCCACATGAAGTGATTAATTATCTTTCTTATGCCTTTTATTCTATTGCGACGGTCTTAACCGTGACTACTTGGGTTAGTTATTTCAAAGCGGCATGGCCAGAGCTGAAAGGGCAGTAA
- a CDS encoding acyltransferase family protein → MRRLELLDYGRFFAAIIVILFHYTFNGIANGKIDTLKHVDSLIEFTKYGYLGVELFFMISGFVIFNSAKNRTPAQFAVSRAIRLYPSYWFAVIFTSIFSFHWGGDIMTVTPSQIIVNFTLLQNYLNIEHVDGVYWTLVYEIKFYALVFFLLIIGLKKHLDLLFILWPIAMLGAFITGYDDLPYLGGYFYYFSAGALFAILQINKSLEIILSIIISFILGLLYSIDQALLKSEFMGVIFSEYIVGLIIFCFFVFFIFLNTKKAQSLKLPLSKIFGALTYPVYLIHAHFGYMFISKYATEENKIFIYIVTISIVLSVSYFMHRVIEMRLSNVWKTLFMSTLYEIIIKIQSIPSKLIIAYNKLAKQA, encoded by the coding sequence ATGAGAAGATTAGAGCTGTTAGATTATGGCCGTTTTTTTGCAGCTATAATAGTCATTTTATTTCACTATACTTTTAATGGCATAGCTAATGGAAAGATTGACACCTTAAAGCATGTTGATTCACTAATTGAATTCACAAAATATGGATACCTTGGGGTTGAATTATTTTTTATGATTAGTGGCTTTGTTATTTTTAACTCGGCTAAAAATAGAACACCTGCCCAGTTTGCCGTTTCTAGAGCAATTCGTCTTTATCCTTCATATTGGTTTGCGGTGATTTTTACATCAATCTTTTCATTCCATTGGGGGGGCGATATTATGACAGTAACTCCGAGTCAAATAATTGTTAATTTTACACTGCTACAAAATTACTTAAATATTGAACATGTTGACGGTGTGTACTGGACATTGGTATATGAAATAAAGTTTTATGCTTTGGTTTTCTTTTTACTTATTATTGGTTTGAAAAAACATTTAGATCTATTATTCATACTATGGCCTATTGCAATGCTTGGAGCATTTATCACAGGTTATGATGACCTTCCGTATCTTGGTGGGTATTTCTACTATTTTTCTGCTGGGGCTTTATTTGCAATATTACAAATAAATAAATCGCTGGAGATTATCTTATCAATAATTATTTCTTTTATTTTAGGTTTGTTGTATTCAATAGACCAAGCATTATTAAAATCAGAGTTCATGGGCGTAATATTTTCAGAATATATTGTAGGGTTAATTATTTTCTGTTTCTTTGTTTTTTTTATTTTTCTGAATACAAAAAAGGCTCAATCATTAAAACTTCCACTTTCAAAAATATTTGGTGCATTAACATATCCGGTATATTTAATTCATGCCCACTTTGGTTATATGTTCATTTCAAAATATGCTACAGAAGAGAATAAAATTTTTATTTATATAGTAACAATATCAATTGTTTTATCAGTTTCATACTTTATGCATCGAGTTATAGAAATGCGCTTGTCAAATGTCTGGAAAACACTATTTATGAGTACACTTTATGAAATAATTATTAAAATACAATCAATTCCTAGTAAACTTATAATTGCATATAACAAGTTAGCTAAACAGGCATGA
- a CDS encoding FAD-dependent monooxygenase: protein MRLRKKVRLRYQRELELFEKTNNEGTAPVRPKGHLYDCLKCCGTGLLQSANHPIADTEHYPHVAIIGGGIGGVALAVACLHRGIPFTLYERDSGFDARSQGYGLTLQQASKAIEGLGILSLEKGLISTRHVVHTTKGKVIGEWGIRKWLQLDTKKSPKRTNIHIARQSLRLALLEQLGGHDAVQWGHQLVSFKEKTNECTDQFVDLSFQVAGKIKNAKADIVVGADGIRSSVRKLLIGEDASPLLYLGCLVILGICPLAALDGLESPLLDSATVFQTANGHERIYIMPYSSDSVMWQLSFPMPEEEAKALSALGVQALKKEACHRCQWHDPIPQILAATLEAQISGYPVYDRALLKSEFLEKGDQVTLIGDAAHPMSPFKGQGANQALLDALALARGISKGCRPFSRWRETGIRESVLTEFESEMLARSASKVKDSAEAAQFLHSDIVLHEGDEPRGRCLQKKDA, encoded by the coding sequence ATGAGATTACGAAAAAAGGTTCGACTCCGCTACCAAAGAGAGTTAGAGCTGTTTGAAAAAACTAATAACGAAGGCACAGCCCCCGTTAGGCCGAAGGGCCACCTTTACGATTGCTTAAAATGTTGCGGAACGGGCTTGCTTCAGTCTGCCAACCACCCTATAGCGGATACAGAACATTACCCACACGTCGCAATTATTGGTGGTGGTATCGGAGGAGTAGCTTTGGCTGTAGCTTGTTTACACCGCGGCATCCCCTTTACACTTTATGAACGCGATAGCGGTTTTGATGCCCGTTCTCAGGGTTATGGACTGACGTTACAACAAGCGAGTAAAGCAATCGAAGGATTGGGTATTTTATCATTAGAAAAAGGATTGATCTCAACAAGACATGTTGTTCATACCACAAAAGGAAAAGTGATCGGTGAATGGGGTATCCGAAAATGGCTGCAGTTAGATACGAAAAAGTCACCCAAGCGCACTAATATTCATATTGCACGACAGTCTTTGCGCTTAGCTCTGCTTGAACAACTCGGTGGACATGATGCTGTACAGTGGGGCCACCAGTTAGTTAGTTTTAAAGAAAAAACTAATGAATGCACAGATCAATTTGTTGATCTGAGCTTTCAAGTAGCCGGAAAAATAAAAAACGCCAAGGCAGATATTGTGGTGGGAGCGGATGGTATTCGCAGTTCGGTTCGAAAGTTATTGATTGGTGAGGATGCTTCCCCTTTACTGTACTTAGGTTGCCTCGTGATCTTGGGTATTTGCCCTCTGGCAGCTCTCGATGGGCTTGAGAGTCCTTTGCTCGACTCGGCTACGGTATTCCAAACAGCCAATGGCCATGAGCGCATCTACATCATGCCTTATTCATCAGACTCGGTAATGTGGCAGCTTAGCTTCCCAATGCCAGAAGAAGAGGCTAAGGCATTGAGTGCCTTAGGCGTTCAAGCACTCAAAAAAGAAGCATGTCACAGATGTCAGTGGCACGATCCCATACCTCAAATTTTAGCGGCGACTCTTGAAGCTCAAATTTCTGGTTATCCGGTATACGACCGAGCCTTGCTCAAGTCAGAATTCTTGGAGAAAGGAGATCAAGTGACACTGATCGGAGATGCTGCTCACCCTATGAGTCCATTCAAAGGGCAAGGAGCGAATCAAGCTCTGCTGGATGCGCTTGCGTTGGCTCGAGGGATATCAAAAGGATGTAGACCCTTTTCTAGATGGAGGGAAACGGGAATAAGGGAAAGTGTGTTAACTGAGTTTGAATCAGAAATGCTAGCACGCAGTGCTTCCAAAGTGAAAGATTCAGCAGAGGCCGCACAGTTCTTGCATTCAGATATTGTGCTTCATGAAGGCGATGAACCTAGAGGACGATGTCTACAGAAAAAAGATGCATAA
- a CDS encoding sensor histidine kinase, giving the protein MIKTTVSFALARFVFISCVGLAVIITSLVSTHVVDLVNSEYEKIAKGEITALNSSYRVFLNHHLILLKEQSQESLFVQGIMQPKRNIGKIKDYMAGLTLLGLKYDETLLDFEGSTLHSTSATDTNYQEFPWVKAILNEEQFSSIQILAVEGRYFWCVAFPVIYNKHVEGVLLANIPLETILAAQIDVEVLDGLMIEVVKGTKTIAKFGKQAVGTKQTIQWHDAGVSFNYTVDEAYRNDALYDLVIQMGSYIILAIVLTTLLAYLYGYRYFVKPILALSQLTSSLDKGHEPDALQGDLRFMEFADLFNQFNLMSEKVARRERALKESYEKLSNTNDELKQSESQLVQSEKMASIGVLAAGVAHEINNPIGFIRSNLEVLEDYFSDVEKYYYEFNSTLASEEDKENHKKLAKKYELEFLFKDTPPLIKSSIAGVDRVSEIVKNLKTFARIDQVEKALVDINEGLNATLNMVHNELKYSCKVHIDLQPLPKVHAFPGKLNQVFMNLLINAGQSITDKGDIFVRTFVEEDNIIIEIEDTGSGIDSENITQIFTPFYTSKPIGEGTGLGLSISHQIIEQHNGKIRVKSVLGKGSCFSVSIPIS; this is encoded by the coding sequence ATGATTAAAACTACAGTCTCTTTTGCTTTAGCAAGATTTGTTTTTATTAGTTGTGTCGGCTTAGCTGTAATTATCACCAGCTTAGTGAGTACTCATGTGGTTGATCTTGTTAATAGTGAATATGAGAAAATTGCCAAAGGAGAGATCACTGCATTAAATAGTAGTTACCGTGTGTTCCTTAACCATCACTTGATCTTACTGAAAGAGCAATCTCAAGAGTCACTTTTTGTTCAAGGTATAATGCAGCCTAAAAGAAACATAGGGAAAATAAAAGACTATATGGCAGGCTTAACATTATTAGGTCTAAAGTATGATGAAACCTTGCTCGACTTTGAAGGCTCTACATTACATTCCACTTCCGCTACTGATACTAACTACCAAGAATTTCCATGGGTAAAAGCCATACTTAATGAAGAGCAGTTTAGCTCTATACAAATTCTAGCTGTAGAGGGCCGATATTTTTGGTGTGTAGCATTCCCTGTAATATATAACAAACATGTTGAAGGCGTTTTATTAGCCAATATACCTTTAGAAACTATCCTTGCAGCTCAAATAGATGTTGAAGTTCTTGATGGTTTAATGATTGAGGTGGTGAAGGGGACTAAAACGATTGCTAAGTTTGGTAAACAGGCCGTGGGCACCAAGCAAACAATACAATGGCATGATGCAGGGGTTAGCTTTAATTATACCGTTGATGAAGCTTATAGGAATGATGCTCTGTATGATTTAGTTATTCAAATGGGGAGTTATATTATTCTTGCAATAGTGCTAACGACATTATTAGCCTACTTGTATGGCTATCGCTATTTTGTCAAACCTATTCTCGCTCTTTCTCAGTTAACCTCTAGCCTTGATAAAGGTCATGAGCCTGATGCTTTACAAGGCGACTTAAGGTTTATGGAGTTTGCTGATTTGTTTAATCAGTTTAACCTTATGAGTGAAAAAGTAGCCCGACGTGAACGCGCGTTAAAGGAAAGTTATGAAAAATTATCGAATACTAATGATGAATTAAAACAGAGTGAATCACAATTAGTACAATCTGAAAAAATGGCCAGTATCGGTGTGTTAGCTGCAGGAGTTGCACATGAAATAAATAACCCTATTGGTTTTATTCGGAGTAACTTAGAAGTACTCGAAGATTACTTTTCTGATGTTGAAAAATATTATTATGAATTTAACAGCACTCTTGCCAGTGAAGAGGATAAGGAAAACCATAAAAAACTAGCAAAAAAATATGAGCTAGAGTTCCTTTTCAAGGATACACCGCCGTTAATTAAAAGTAGTATCGCAGGCGTAGACCGAGTCAGCGAAATAGTCAAAAACTTAAAAACGTTTGCTCGTATTGACCAAGTAGAAAAAGCCCTTGTTGATATCAATGAAGGATTAAATGCTACTTTAAATATGGTTCATAATGAACTTAAATATAGCTGTAAAGTGCATATCGATTTACAACCATTGCCGAAAGTTCATGCATTTCCAGGCAAGTTAAATCAAGTGTTTATGAATCTATTGATTAATGCTGGTCAATCAATCACTGATAAAGGAGACATCTTTGTCAGAACATTTGTTGAAGAAGACAATATTATTATTGAAATAGAGGACACGGGTAGTGGTATTGACTCAGAGAATATAACGCAAATATTTACCCCTTTTTATACTAGTAAACCCATCGGAGAAGGGACCGGATTAGGCTTGTCTATTAGCCACCAGATAATCGAACAACATAATGGCAAAATAAGGGTTAAATCAGTACTAGGCAAGGGAAGTTGTTTTTCAGTTTCCATACCTATTAGTTGA
- a CDS encoding glycosyltransferase family 2 protein has translation MNNLNFTVIIPLFNKAEHILRTLQSVEWQKYPAAEIIVIDDGSTDEGPALVEKANIKNVKLVHQENQGVSAARNNGVALASHEYVAFLDADDEWLPLFLDEVARLIVKFPQAQFFGTRYQIVEPENNYCDAKIKLENINPEGVILDNYFDIASQGDLPFTMSSMVIERSLFQSIGGFPLNEPIGEDQDLFCRVALNTSIAYSPNIHSLYHKDAQNQASRINIPSTECGFSVRITKEARKDTKRKSAKYMLKYSATHLCHLAKLNIGNGHFSQARKLLSDPRCKLKPKHLIGLYGLSWIQQTSQWLANIIDYKQI, from the coding sequence ATGAACAATTTAAATTTTACCGTAATTATTCCACTGTTTAATAAAGCAGAGCATATTTTAAGAACGTTACAAAGTGTTGAATGGCAGAAATATCCTGCAGCAGAAATAATTGTGATTGACGATGGCTCGACAGATGAAGGCCCTGCCCTAGTCGAAAAAGCTAACATCAAAAATGTAAAACTGGTTCATCAGGAAAATCAAGGGGTATCGGCGGCTCGAAATAATGGTGTTGCCTTAGCGAGTCATGAATATGTGGCCTTTTTAGATGCCGACGACGAATGGCTGCCGTTATTTTTAGATGAAGTTGCACGCTTAATTGTTAAGTTTCCACAAGCGCAGTTTTTTGGTACCCGCTATCAAATAGTGGAACCTGAAAACAACTATTGTGATGCAAAAATTAAGCTAGAAAATATAAACCCAGAAGGCGTGATATTGGATAACTATTTTGATATCGCTTCCCAAGGCGATTTACCTTTTACCATGTCTTCTATGGTAATTGAACGTTCATTATTTCAGTCAATTGGGGGCTTTCCACTTAATGAGCCAATTGGAGAGGATCAAGATTTATTTTGTCGCGTTGCTTTAAATACCTCAATTGCCTATTCACCGAATATTCATTCTCTTTATCATAAAGATGCACAAAACCAAGCAAGTAGAATAAATATTCCATCAACGGAGTGTGGTTTTAGCGTTCGTATAACTAAAGAAGCGAGAAAGGATACCAAAAGAAAGAGCGCTAAGTATATGCTTAAATATAGCGCGACACATTTATGCCACCTTGCAAAACTTAATATTGGCAATGGTCATTTTTCTCAAGCGAGAAAATTGTTATCAGATCCTCGTTGTAAATTAAAGCCTAAGCATTTGATTGGCCTTTATGGACTTTCATGGATACAACAAACGAGTCAATGGTTAGCAAATATCATTGATTACAAACAAATATAA
- a CDS encoding EAL domain-containing protein: protein MNTNSRKILFISISVTLFTMAIVYYSFLIGRDIAERYTPLVDATMEIKLEATTAHLWFEEMMSGDQTVDIETIWANLDQSEWYAQAMLDGGTNEEGTFLALNDPDLRSQIEETIDGIHHFRQIAKKRWASQSTSGVGSGIEQQFDLAFLKFNLSTDNVESALQKVRAEDLQTFKFTQVLLITLLLILGIIIGGLSLRFNNKRIKNIDVLKLSNENVNSSQKQLLNVINGAKLGYWDWCYQTGEHVVNDEWLSILGLSRQDITNHISDWDGLIHPNDDQFMKKTVQTHILSGKNYVVEFRMKHADGRWVWIQGSGSVIEYDENTHEPVRLCGTHQDITVRKLAELREKSRSHVLELLTSGDLLPVILEAIVRGVEQENSDMLCSILLLDDEGKHLLSGAAPSLPDFYNSAINGIEIGVGVGSCGTAAFTNKRVIVEDIQNHPYWTPYKELASKAGLGACWSEPIRSTQGKILGTFAIYHLEVNKPTEANMTLIEQAASLASIAIEKIQANLALKASDEQMQLVLAGADLGFWDWNIVTGRVDRNERWATMLGYTHKELKHSTNQWADFVHQEDREKAWQSINDVLEGRSKSHSLEYRMLTKEGGYRWVHDQANVMQRHSNGKPLRMSGTHSDITNRKLAEEKIKLAASVFSHAGEGIIITDDKATIIDINDAFTNITGFSREEAIGKNPRILQSGRQTPEFYADMWQALQNEGYWSGEVWNRRKNGEVYAVMQTISAVRDVHGIATHYVSLGNDITLMKEHQNQLEHIAHFDILTNLPNRVLLADRLSQAMLQCSRHKQSLAVVFLDLDGFKHVNDTHGHDIGDELLIALSVRMKEALRENDSLARIGGDEFVAVLADLTTVEDCEPVLERLLLAASEPVIFDNIVLNISASIGVTLYPQDNVGADLLMRHADQAMYVAKESGKNRYHLFDTAQDDAVKVQRESLEAIRSALDNHQFVLHYQPKVNMRKGIVTGVEALIRWQHPKRGLLNPIEFLPVIENNPMSIEMGEWVIDTALTQISQWQKLGLNFPVSISVNIAALQLQQPDFTDRLMILLAAHPDVEPHYLELEVLETSALEDVYNVSTIMNACMALGVNFALDDFGTGYSSLTYLRRLPANLIKIDQSFVRDMLHDSDDLAIVEGVIALAKSFKRDVIAEGVETIEHGTALLQLGCELAQGYGIARPMPASEIPTWISDWKPDVNWQN from the coding sequence ATGAATACTAACTCTCGTAAAATTCTCTTTATTTCTATATCCGTAACACTATTCACCATGGCAATCGTTTATTATTCATTCCTCATCGGACGCGATATAGCAGAACGTTACACGCCTTTAGTTGATGCCACTATGGAAATTAAACTTGAAGCGACCACAGCACATTTGTGGTTTGAAGAGATGATGAGTGGTGACCAAACGGTTGATATCGAAACTATCTGGGCCAACCTTGACCAATCCGAATGGTATGCTCAAGCAATGCTTGACGGTGGCACTAATGAGGAAGGCACCTTCCTCGCTTTAAATGACCCTGATTTACGTAGCCAAATTGAAGAAACAATAGATGGTATTCATCACTTTCGCCAAATAGCAAAAAAGCGATGGGCATCACAGTCAACATCGGGTGTCGGTTCTGGTATCGAACAACAATTTGACCTCGCCTTTTTAAAATTTAATCTTTCTACTGATAATGTTGAGAGCGCCTTACAGAAGGTAAGAGCAGAAGATTTACAAACATTTAAATTTACACAAGTATTATTAATCACCCTGCTTCTTATATTGGGCATCATCATCGGTGGTTTATCCCTTCGCTTTAACAATAAACGAATCAAAAATATAGACGTACTAAAATTGAGCAATGAAAACGTTAATTCCTCTCAGAAACAGCTTCTAAATGTAATTAATGGAGCGAAGCTGGGTTATTGGGATTGGTGTTATCAAACTGGAGAGCATGTTGTTAATGATGAATGGTTATCAATACTTGGTCTATCTCGTCAAGATATCACCAATCACATTAGTGATTGGGATGGACTTATTCATCCCAATGACGACCAATTTATGAAAAAGACTGTCCAAACTCATATTCTGTCTGGAAAAAATTATGTTGTTGAATTCAGAATGAAGCATGCTGATGGGCGATGGGTATGGATTCAAGGCTCTGGCTCTGTTATTGAGTACGACGAAAATACCCACGAACCTGTTCGACTTTGTGGAACACATCAAGATATTACCGTTCGGAAACTAGCTGAACTACGTGAAAAATCGCGTTCTCATGTATTAGAACTCCTTACAAGTGGCGACTTATTACCTGTAATTTTGGAAGCTATTGTACGCGGTGTTGAGCAAGAGAATTCAGACATGCTATGTAGTATTTTGTTGTTAGATGATGAGGGTAAGCATCTATTGAGTGGCGCAGCACCGAGCCTTCCTGATTTCTATAACTCCGCGATTAATGGCATTGAGATTGGTGTAGGGGTTGGCTCTTGTGGTACTGCCGCATTTACCAACAAACGTGTCATCGTTGAAGACATTCAAAATCATCCTTATTGGACTCCCTATAAAGAGCTAGCAAGTAAGGCGGGGTTGGGGGCGTGCTGGTCTGAACCCATACGTTCCACTCAAGGGAAGATTCTCGGCACTTTTGCTATTTATCACCTTGAGGTAAATAAGCCAACAGAAGCCAATATGACATTAATTGAGCAAGCAGCCAGTTTAGCAAGTATCGCCATTGAGAAAATCCAAGCCAACTTAGCCTTAAAGGCAAGCGATGAGCAAATGCAACTAGTCTTAGCGGGGGCCGATCTAGGTTTTTGGGATTGGAATATAGTCACAGGTAGAGTAGATAGAAATGAGCGTTGGGCAACTATGCTGGGATATACCCATAAAGAATTAAAACACAGCACTAATCAATGGGCAGATTTCGTACATCAGGAAGATAGAGAGAAAGCATGGCAATCAATTAATGACGTACTTGAAGGTCGATCAAAATCCCATAGCCTTGAATATCGCATGTTAACTAAAGAGGGTGGTTATAGATGGGTGCATGACCAAGCTAATGTGATGCAACGTCATAGTAATGGCAAGCCACTTCGTATGAGCGGTACACATAGTGATATAACCAACCGTAAACTAGCAGAAGAAAAAATAAAACTAGCAGCTAGTGTTTTTAGCCATGCAGGTGAAGGCATTATTATCACCGATGATAAAGCCACTATTATCGATATTAATGACGCCTTTACTAATATAACCGGTTTTAGTCGTGAAGAGGCTATTGGTAAAAATCCACGTATTCTCCAGTCAGGACGACAAACACCTGAGTTCTATGCGGATATGTGGCAAGCCCTACAGAATGAAGGCTATTGGTCTGGCGAAGTTTGGAACAGACGTAAAAATGGTGAAGTGTATGCCGTAATGCAAACTATCAGTGCCGTACGTGATGTACACGGTATTGCGACCCATTATGTTTCCTTAGGTAACGACATAACCCTGATGAAAGAACATCAGAATCAACTGGAGCACATAGCCCATTTCGACATACTCACTAATTTGCCTAATCGCGTATTGCTGGCAGACAGATTGTCTCAAGCCATGTTGCAGTGTAGCCGTCACAAACAGTCCCTCGCTGTCGTATTCTTAGATTTAGATGGGTTTAAACACGTCAATGATACTCATGGGCATGATATAGGTGATGAACTACTGATTGCCCTCTCTGTGCGCATGAAAGAAGCATTACGGGAAAATGATAGTTTAGCACGTATTGGCGGTGATGAATTTGTTGCTGTGTTAGCTGATTTAACCACAGTTGAAGATTGTGAACCCGTATTAGAACGGTTATTACTCGCTGCATCAGAGCCGGTTATTTTTGATAACATTGTATTGAATATATCAGCCAGCATTGGCGTCACACTCTATCCGCAAGATAATGTGGGTGCCGACTTACTCATGCGGCATGCCGACCAAGCCATGTATGTGGCTAAAGAATCAGGTAAGAATCGTTATCACTTATTTGATACGGCCCAAGATGACGCAGTGAAAGTACAACGGGAAAGCTTAGAGGCAATTCGAAGCGCGTTAGATAATCATCAATTTGTTCTTCATTATCAACCTAAAGTTAATATGAGGAAGGGTATAGTGACGGGAGTTGAGGCGCTTATTCGCTGGCAACATCCGAAACGAGGGCTATTAAACCCAATCGAGTTCTTACCTGTCATTGAAAATAACCCCATGAGTATTGAGATGGGTGAATGGGTTATTGATACCGCACTGACACAAATAAGCCAATGGCAAAAATTAGGACTTAACTTCCCAGTAAGTATTAGCGTAAATATTGCAGCGTTACAGTTGCAGCAGCCTGACTTTACGGACAGGTTAATGATACTACTAGCAGCCCACCCCGATGTTGAACCACACTATTTAGAGTTAGAGGTACTGGAAACAAGTGCCTTAGAAGATGTATACAATGTTTCAACAATAATGAATGCCTGTATGGCGCTAGGCGTAAATTTTGCCCTAGATGATTTTGGCACGGGCTATTCGTCCCTGACTTACCTAAGACGATTACCAGCAAACTTAATTAAGATAGACCAAAGTTTTGTAAGAGACATGTTGCATGACTCGGATGATCTGGCCATTGTTGAAGGCGTAATAGCGTTAGCTAAATCATTCAAACGGGACGTGATTGCAGAAGGCGTTGAAACGATTGAACATGGCACAGCACTATTGCAGCTAGGATGTGAATTAGCACAAGGTTATGGCATTGCTAGGCCAATGCCTGCCAGTGAAATTCCTACGTGGATTAGTGACTGGAAGCCAGATGTTAATTGGCAAAACTGA